A single window of Leclercia adecarboxylata DNA harbors:
- a CDS encoding MFS transporter translates to MAISESTPPVSAAKARTSFGILGAISLSHLLNDMIQSLILAIYPLLQSEFSLTFVQIGMITLTFQLASSLLQPVVGYWTDKYPMPWSLPIGMCFTLSGLILLAMAGSFEGVLVAAALVGTGSSVFHPESSRVARMASGGRHGLAQSLFQVGGNFGSSLGPLLAAVIIAPYGKGNVAWFVLAALLAIVVLAQISRWYAAQHQVTKGKPKAPVINPLPRNKVILAVSILLMLIFSKYFYMASISSYYTFYLMEKFGLSVQNAQFHLFAFLFAVAAGTFIGGPLGDKIGRKYVIWGSILGVAPFTLILPYATLWWTGVLTVIIGFILASAFSAILVYAQELLPGRIGMVSGLFFGFAFGMGGLGAAVLGLIADHTSIFLVYKICAFLPLLGMLTIFLPDNRHKA, encoded by the coding sequence ATGGCAATCAGTGAATCTACTCCACCGGTGTCGGCTGCTAAGGCTCGCACCTCATTTGGTATTCTCGGCGCAATCAGTCTTTCGCATCTGCTTAACGATATGATCCAGTCGCTTATTCTGGCGATCTATCCGTTATTACAGTCGGAATTCTCTCTTACCTTCGTACAGATCGGCATGATCACCCTCACCTTCCAGCTGGCCTCGTCGCTGCTGCAACCGGTAGTGGGCTACTGGACGGATAAATATCCGATGCCGTGGTCGCTGCCGATTGGCATGTGCTTTACCCTGAGCGGCCTGATCCTGCTGGCGATGGCGGGCAGCTTCGAGGGCGTATTAGTGGCGGCTGCGCTGGTGGGAACCGGCTCGTCGGTCTTCCACCCCGAGTCGTCCCGCGTGGCGCGTATGGCCTCCGGTGGCCGTCACGGGCTGGCGCAGTCGCTGTTCCAGGTGGGCGGTAACTTTGGCAGCTCCCTCGGCCCACTGCTGGCGGCGGTGATTATCGCCCCGTATGGCAAAGGCAACGTGGCCTGGTTTGTGCTCGCCGCGCTGCTGGCGATTGTGGTACTGGCGCAGATCAGCCGCTGGTATGCCGCCCAGCATCAGGTCACTAAGGGTAAACCAAAAGCGCCGGTGATAAATCCCCTGCCGCGTAACAAGGTCATTCTGGCCGTCAGCATCCTGCTGATGCTGATTTTCTCGAAATATTTCTATATGGCGAGCATCAGCAGCTATTACACCTTTTATCTGATGGAAAAATTCGGATTATCGGTACAAAACGCCCAGTTCCACCTCTTCGCCTTCCTGTTTGCGGTGGCCGCAGGGACGTTTATTGGCGGGCCATTGGGCGACAAAATTGGGCGTAAATACGTGATTTGGGGCTCTATCCTCGGCGTAGCGCCTTTCACGCTTATTTTGCCCTATGCAACCCTGTGGTGGACGGGTGTTTTAACCGTGATCATTGGTTTTATCCTCGCTTCGGCGTTTTCGGCCATTCTGGTCTATGCCCAGGAGCTGCTTCCGGGGCGTATCGGCATGGTTTCCGGGCTGTTTTTTGGATTTGCCTTTGGGATGGGCGGCCTTGGCGCAGCCGTGTTAGGGCTGATTGCGGACCATACCAGCATCTTTTTGGTCTACAAAATCTGTGCTTTCCTGCCACTTCTCGGGATGTTGACTATATTCCTGCCTGATAACCGGCATAAAGCCTGA
- the ushA gene encoding bifunctional UDP-sugar hydrolase/5'-nucleotidase UshA: MKLMKRGVALAIIAACGLLSLPAQAWEQDKTYNITILHTNDHHGHFWRSEYGEYGLSAQKTLVDGIRKEVAAKGGSVLLLSGGDINTGVPESDLQDAEPDFRGMNLIGYDAMAVGNHEFDNPIEVLRQQEKWAKFPFLSANIYQKSTGERLFKPWAIFKRQDIKIAVVGLTTDDTAKIGNPEYFTDIEFRKPADEAKLVIQELQQNEKPDVIIATTHMGHYDNGDHGSNAPGDVEMARSLPAGSLAMIVGGHSQDPVCMASENKKQVDYVPGTPCAPDKQNGIWIVQAHEWGKYVGRADFEFRNGEMKLVHYQLIPVNLKKKVTYDNGQSERVLYTPEIAENPQMLSLLSPFQNKGKAQLDVKIGTLSGRLEGDRSKVRFVQTNMGHLVLAAQMARTNADFAVMSGGGIRDSIEGGDITYKDVLKVQPFGNVLVYVDMSGKEVTDYLTAVAQMKPDSGAYPQFANVSFVAKGGVLNDLKIKGEPVDPAKTYRMATLSFNATGGDGYPHIDDKPGYVNTGFIDAEVLKQYIQQNSPLDVNAYEPKGEVSWE; this comes from the coding sequence ATGAAGTTAATGAAGCGAGGCGTCGCGCTGGCAATCATCGCGGCGTGCGGTCTGTTAAGCCTGCCAGCCCAGGCCTGGGAACAGGATAAAACCTATAACATCACCATCCTGCATACCAACGATCATCATGGCCACTTCTGGCGCAGCGAATACGGCGAGTATGGCCTCTCGGCGCAGAAGACGCTGGTGGACGGGATCCGCAAAGAGGTGGCGGCGAAGGGCGGCAGCGTACTGTTGCTCTCCGGCGGCGATATTAATACCGGCGTGCCGGAATCGGATCTACAGGATGCGGAACCCGATTTCCGCGGCATGAATTTGATTGGCTACGATGCGATGGCCGTGGGTAACCACGAGTTTGATAATCCTATTGAAGTATTACGCCAGCAGGAGAAGTGGGCTAAATTCCCGTTCCTCTCCGCCAATATTTACCAGAAAAGTACCGGGGAGCGTTTATTTAAGCCCTGGGCTATTTTCAAACGCCAGGATATTAAAATTGCCGTGGTGGGGCTGACCACCGACGACACGGCGAAAATTGGCAACCCGGAATATTTTACCGATATCGAATTCCGTAAACCGGCCGACGAAGCGAAGCTGGTGATCCAGGAATTACAGCAGAATGAAAAGCCGGACGTGATTATCGCCACCACCCATATGGGGCATTACGATAATGGCGACCACGGCTCGAACGCCCCGGGCGATGTCGAGATGGCGCGCAGTCTGCCGGCGGGCTCGCTGGCGATGATTGTGGGCGGCCACTCTCAGGATCCGGTCTGTATGGCCTCGGAAAATAAAAAGCAGGTGGACTACGTGCCGGGCACGCCGTGCGCACCGGACAAGCAGAACGGGATCTGGATTGTGCAGGCCCATGAGTGGGGTAAATACGTAGGCCGCGCGGATTTCGAGTTCCGCAACGGCGAGATGAAGCTGGTGCATTACCAGCTGATCCCGGTCAACCTGAAGAAGAAGGTGACCTACGATAACGGCCAGAGCGAGCGTGTTCTCTATACGCCGGAAATTGCGGAAAACCCGCAGATGCTCTCCCTGCTGTCGCCGTTCCAGAATAAAGGCAAGGCCCAGCTGGATGTGAAGATCGGCACGCTCTCCGGCAGGCTGGAAGGCGATCGCAGCAAGGTGCGCTTCGTGCAGACCAACATGGGCCATCTGGTGCTGGCGGCGCAGATGGCGCGCACCAATGCCGATTTCGCGGTGATGAGCGGCGGCGGGATCCGCGACTCCATCGAAGGCGGTGATATCACCTATAAAGATGTGCTGAAGGTACAGCCGTTCGGCAACGTGCTGGTGTATGTCGATATGAGCGGCAAAGAGGTGACGGACTATCTGACCGCGGTAGCGCAGATGAAGCCTGACTCTGGCGCCTATCCACAGTTCGCCAATGTGAGTTTCGTGGCGAAGGGTGGGGTGCTCAACGACCTGAAGATCAAAGGTGAACCTGTCGATCCGGCTAAAACCTACCGGATGGCGACGTTAAGCTTTAACGCTACCGGTGGCGATGGCTATCCGCATATCGATGATAAACCGGGCTACGTGAATACCGGCTTCATCGACGCCGAGGTGCTGAAGCAGTACATCCAGCAGAACTCTCCGCTGGATGTGAACGCGTATGAACCGAAAGGTGAGGTGAGCTGGGAGTAA
- a CDS encoding beta-galactosidase subunit beta: MIVLDSLEQFQQLYRAGRKWQRCVEAINNIDHIQPGVAHSIGDSLAYRVTRDASTDALFVGHRRYFEVHYYLQGVQKIEYAAKEALQLVECYRDETDREYLKGVGHTEQVREGHVVICENHEAYRFISDTPPKKVVLYVTVEDGYFHNK, translated from the coding sequence ATGATCGTTCTGGATAGCCTGGAACAGTTCCAGCAGCTTTACCGTGCGGGCCGTAAATGGCAGCGCTGCGTAGAGGCCATCAACAATATCGACCACATCCAGCCCGGTGTTGCCCACTCGATTGGCGATTCGCTGGCCTACCGCGTGACCCGTGATGCCAGCACCGACGCGCTGTTCGTCGGTCACCGCCGCTATTTCGAGGTGCATTACTACCTGCAGGGCGTGCAAAAAATTGAGTATGCCGCAAAAGAAGCCCTTCAGCTTGTGGAATGCTACCGCGATGAAACCGACCGCGAATACCTGAAAGGTGTGGGTCATACCGAACAGGTGCGCGAGGGGCATGTCGTGATTTGTGAGAATCATGAGGCGTATCGCTTTATCAGTGATACGCCGCCAAAAAAAGTCGTCCTCTATGTGACCGTCGAAGACGGTTATTTCCATAACAAATAA
- the ygjJ gene encoding protein YgjJ gives MKIKKKTIGTLAALSFCCPAFAAEDARPAEHDDTRTPEITSPSFRFYGELGVGGYMDLEGQDKHKYSDGTYIESGLEMKHGHWFGLIYGEGWTVQADHQGNAWVPDHSWGGFEGGLNRFYGGYKTDNSTEIMLSLRQDSSLDDLQWWGDFTPDLGYVIPNTRDIMYALKVQNLSGNLRYSVTATPAGHHDESKAWLHFGKYDRYDDKYTYPAMANGYIQYDIVKDVTWMNGLEVTDGTGQLFLTGILSPNLAARAWHHTGRASGKDVSGTETGYMVSAMVEALKGVYLSTAYSYAKHRPDHAADETTSFMQFGIWYEYGDGRFATAADSRFYMKNASGDPSDRIFLMQYVYW, from the coding sequence ATGAAAATTAAAAAGAAAACAATTGGGACACTGGCTGCCCTCTCTTTCTGCTGCCCTGCATTTGCCGCAGAAGACGCCCGACCCGCTGAACATGATGATACCCGAACCCCGGAAATCACCTCTCCGTCATTTCGTTTTTATGGCGAACTGGGGGTTGGCGGATATATGGATTTAGAAGGTCAGGATAAACATAAATACAGTGACGGGACCTATATTGAGAGCGGTCTGGAAATGAAGCATGGGCACTGGTTCGGCCTGATTTATGGCGAAGGCTGGACCGTACAGGCTGACCATCAGGGAAACGCCTGGGTACCCGACCACAGCTGGGGCGGATTCGAAGGAGGGCTTAACCGCTTTTACGGCGGCTACAAAACCGATAACAGCACCGAGATCATGCTCAGCCTGCGTCAGGACTCCTCCCTCGATGACCTGCAGTGGTGGGGGGATTTCACGCCCGATCTGGGCTATGTGATCCCCAACACCCGCGACATTATGTATGCGCTGAAAGTACAGAACCTCTCCGGGAACCTGCGCTATAGCGTCACCGCCACGCCTGCGGGGCACCATGACGAGAGCAAAGCCTGGCTGCACTTTGGCAAATACGATCGCTATGACGATAAGTATACCTATCCGGCGATGGCCAACGGCTATATCCAGTATGACATCGTCAAAGACGTCACCTGGATGAACGGCCTTGAAGTCACGGATGGCACCGGTCAGCTCTTTTTAACCGGCATTCTGTCGCCCAATCTGGCGGCGCGCGCCTGGCATCACACCGGCCGGGCCAGCGGCAAGGACGTCTCCGGCACAGAGACCGGGTATATGGTCAGCGCCATGGTTGAAGCGTTAAAAGGCGTCTATCTCTCCACCGCTTACAGCTATGCAAAGCACCGCCCGGACCACGCCGCCGATGAAACGACCTCGTTTATGCAGTTCGGTATCTGGTACGAGTACGGCGATGGGCGTTTTGCTACCGCTGCCGACAGCCGCTTCTATATGAAAAATGCCTCCGGCGACCCGAGCGATCGGATCTTCCTGATGCAATACGTCTACTGGTAA
- a CDS encoding amino acid permease yields the protein MSGTTKRNTIGKFGLLSLTFAAVFSFNNVINNNIELGLASAPMFFLATLFYFIPFCLIIAEFVSLNKNSEAGVYAWVKSSLGGRWAFITAYTYWFVNLFFFTSLLPRVIAYASYAFLGYEYILTPFATTVLSMVLFAFSTWVSTNGAKMLGPITSVTSTLMLLLTLSYILLAGAALMGGVQPADPITVDAMIPDFNWAFLGITTWIFMAAGGAESVAVYVNDVKGGSKSFVKVIILAGIFIGVLYSISSVLINVFISSKELKFTGGSVQVFHGLAVWFGLPEVLMNRFVGLVSFTAMFGSLLMWTATPVKIFFSEIPSGIFGPKTVALNENGVPARAAWIQYLIVIPLMIIPTMGSNTAQDLMNTVINMTAAASMLPPLFIMLAYLNLRRKLDHLPRDFKMGSRTTGIVVVSMLIVIFAIGFVASTFPTGANIMTIIFYNVGGIVLFLGFAWWKYSKYVRGLSKEQQQIEASPASNIH from the coding sequence ATGTCTGGAACCACTAAGCGTAATACCATCGGCAAATTCGGCCTGCTGTCGCTGACCTTTGCCGCCGTATTCAGTTTTAACAACGTGATTAATAACAATATCGAGCTGGGGCTTGCCTCCGCGCCGATGTTCTTTTTAGCCACCTTGTTCTACTTCATTCCTTTCTGCTTAATTATCGCGGAGTTTGTCTCCCTGAATAAAAACTCCGAAGCAGGCGTGTACGCCTGGGTGAAAAGTTCGCTGGGTGGGCGCTGGGCGTTTATTACTGCCTACACCTACTGGTTCGTGAACCTGTTCTTCTTCACCTCGTTATTACCGCGCGTCATTGCCTACGCCTCTTACGCCTTTTTGGGATATGAGTACATTCTTACGCCGTTTGCCACTACGGTACTGAGCATGGTGCTGTTTGCCTTCTCGACCTGGGTGTCTACCAACGGGGCGAAGATGCTGGGGCCGATCACGTCTGTGACCTCTACGCTCATGCTGTTGTTGACCCTCTCCTATATTCTGCTGGCAGGTGCCGCGCTCATGGGCGGCGTACAGCCAGCCGACCCAATTACCGTTGACGCGATGATCCCTGACTTCAACTGGGCCTTCCTCGGTATTACCACCTGGATATTCATGGCTGCGGGGGGCGCAGAGTCCGTTGCGGTATACGTTAACGACGTTAAGGGCGGCTCAAAATCCTTCGTTAAAGTGATCATTCTGGCGGGGATTTTCATCGGCGTGCTTTACTCCATCTCCTCGGTGCTGATTAACGTCTTTATCAGCAGTAAGGAGCTGAAGTTTACCGGCGGCTCGGTGCAGGTGTTCCACGGTCTGGCGGTGTGGTTTGGCCTGCCGGAAGTGCTGATGAACCGCTTTGTCGGCCTGGTCTCCTTTACCGCGATGTTCGGCTCCCTGCTGATGTGGACGGCCACCCCGGTCAAAATCTTCTTCTCTGAAATCCCGAGCGGCATTTTTGGGCCAAAAACCGTGGCGCTGAACGAGAACGGTGTCCCGGCGCGGGCGGCGTGGATCCAGTATTTGATCGTCATTCCGTTAATGATTATCCCAACCATGGGATCGAATACCGCGCAGGACCTGATGAACACCGTCATCAACATGACCGCCGCTGCCTCAATGCTGCCGCCGCTGTTCATCATGCTGGCTTACCTGAATCTGCGCCGCAAGCTCGATCATCTTCCGCGCGATTTCAAAATGGGCTCACGCACCACGGGTATTGTGGTGGTGTCGATGCTGATTGTGATTTTTGCCATCGGCTTTGTGGCTTCAACTTTCCCTACCGGTGCCAATATTATGACGATTATTTTCTATAACGTCGGTGGCATTGTTTTATTCCTCGGCTTTGCCTGGTGGAAATACAGCAAATACGTCAGGGGATTATCAAAAGAACAACAGCAAATAGAAGCGTCACCTGCCTCAAATATTCATTAA
- the ebgR gene encoding transcriptional regulator EbgR, with protein sequence MATLKDIATEAGVSLATVSRVLNDDPTLNVKEETKHRILEIAEKLEYKSTTSRKMQSATMGQQHILALYSYQQELEINDPYYLAIRHGIETQCEKLGVDLSNCYANATLPEIKKLTGVLIVGKPSSAIRRTAMALTDNVCFIDFHEPGSQYDSVDIDLSRISKQIIDFFIDQNVKRIGFIGGEDEPGKADIREAAFVEYGRLKGVVSEQDIWRGGFSSSSGYELAKTMLTQASWPGALFVASDSIAIGVLRAIHEKGLSIPEDISLISVNDIPTARFTFPPLSTVRIHSEMMGSQGVNLLLEKSRDGRALPLQVFVPSVLKLRGTTR encoded by the coding sequence ATGGCAACGCTCAAAGACATCGCGACGGAGGCTGGCGTCTCGCTGGCGACGGTATCCCGGGTTTTAAACGATGACCCAACGTTGAACGTAAAAGAAGAGACCAAACACCGCATTCTGGAGATTGCTGAAAAGCTGGAATATAAGAGCACAACGTCCCGCAAAATGCAGTCTGCCACTATGGGTCAGCAACACATCCTGGCGCTCTATAGCTACCAGCAAGAGCTGGAGATTAACGATCCTTACTACCTTGCCATCCGCCACGGCATTGAGACGCAGTGTGAAAAGCTGGGCGTCGACCTGAGCAACTGTTACGCCAATGCCACCCTGCCTGAGATTAAAAAACTCACCGGCGTACTGATCGTTGGCAAGCCCTCCTCAGCGATTCGCCGTACCGCGATGGCCTTAACGGACAACGTCTGCTTTATCGATTTTCACGAGCCCGGCAGCCAGTACGATTCCGTCGATATTGACCTCTCGCGCATCAGCAAGCAGATCATTGATTTCTTTATTGATCAGAATGTTAAGCGCATTGGTTTTATCGGCGGAGAAGATGAGCCCGGCAAAGCCGATATCCGCGAAGCCGCTTTCGTGGAGTATGGCCGTTTGAAAGGGGTAGTGTCAGAGCAGGATATCTGGCGCGGCGGTTTTTCCAGCTCATCCGGATATGAACTGGCAAAAACCATGCTGACACAGGCAAGCTGGCCCGGCGCGCTGTTTGTCGCCTCTGATTCGATAGCCATCGGCGTATTGCGCGCTATACATGAAAAAGGGCTGTCGATCCCCGAGGATATTTCACTCATCAGCGTGAACGATATCCCGACCGCCCGCTTCACCTTCCCGCCGCTCTCTACCGTGCGTATCCACTCGGAAATGATGGGCAGCCAGGGGGTTAACCTGCTGCTGGAAAAATCCCGCGATGGGCGGGCACTGCCGCTTCAGGTCTTCGTGCCGAGCGTGCTCAAACTGCGCGGTACTACCCGCTAA
- a CDS encoding tRNA-binding protein yields the protein MDTVAYDDFAKLEIRVGTIVDVKRHANADKLYIAQIDVGGRTLQTVTSLVPYYREEALMGKTVVVLCNLAKAKMRGETSECMLLCAETDDASESVLLTPERAMAAGVRVV from the coding sequence ATGGATACGGTAGCTTACGATGACTTTGCAAAGCTGGAGATCCGTGTGGGAACGATCGTGGACGTTAAACGCCACGCTAACGCAGACAAACTCTATATTGCGCAGATTGATGTGGGCGGCAGGACGCTGCAAACCGTCACCAGCCTGGTGCCGTATTACCGGGAAGAGGCGTTGATGGGGAAAACGGTGGTGGTGCTGTGTAATCTGGCGAAAGCGAAGATGCGCGGCGAAACCTCTGAATGCATGTTGCTCTGCGCGGAAACCGATGATGCCAGCGAAAGCGTGTTATTAACGCCGGAGCGGGCGATGGCGGCGGGCGTACGTGTTGTATAA
- the ebgA gene encoding beta-galactosidase subunit alpha, protein MNRWENIQLTHENRLPPRAYFFSYDTVAQARTFAREASSHFLSLSGQWNFRFFTHPLYVPESFTSEYMAGWDDITVPAMWQMEGHGQLQYTDEGFPFPVDVPRVPADNPTGAYQRYFILSDTWQNKQPLIKFDGVETYFEVYVNGQYIGFSKGSRLTAEFDISHAVHSGQNLLCVRVMQWADSTYIEDQDMWWTAGIFRDVYLVGKNPAHVRDFTLKTTFDEAYQDATLFCQLELENLAPHASAVSLEYALYDGEAVLHQGTTDSLTVTRSAETAFSIEVKRPQQWSAESPYLYHLVMTLKDADGQTLEVIPQRIGFRDIKVRDGLFYVNNRYLKLHGVNRHDNDHQKGRAVGMDRVERDLILMKQHNINSVRTAHYPNDPRFYELCDLYGLFVMAETDVESHGFANVGDLSRITDDPVWEPVYVERIERHIHAQKNHPSIIIWSLGNESGYGCNIRAMARAAKALDDTRLLHYEEDRDAEVVDIISTMYTRVPLMNLFGEYPHAKPRIICEYAHAMGNGPGGLTEYQNVFDRHDCIQGHYVWEWCDHGIQATDASGNTYYAYGGDFGDYPNNYNFCLDGLIYSDQTPGPGLREYKQVIAPVKLRWQGGELHVENRLWFTSLDDYTLLVEVRAEGETRYSQPLHITGLAPNSARSMPLDLPEPDERETFLTVRISKNSRTRYSEAGHEIAVYQFPLNARTAHATPFINANATPLLLEEDRLSCSVAGHNFRASFSKVTGKLCSWQVNGEENITREPKINFFKPMIDNHKQEYEGLWQPNHLQIMQEHLRGFEVEHQDDAVIITTRSLIAPPVFDFGMRCTYRWRIAADGQINVELSGERYGDYPHIIPCIGFTLGINGEFDQVSYYGRGPGENYPDSQQASTIDLWHTTVDEMFENYPFPQNNGNRQQVRWATLANRHGSGLLVVPQQPIHFSAWHYTAENLHAAQHCNELRRCEDITLNLDHQVLGLGSNSWGSEVLDSWRVWLRPFRYGFTLLPLEGGQTAAQTLARHRFGTGFFSMNSHSEAEK, encoded by the coding sequence ATGAATCGCTGGGAAAATATTCAACTCACGCATGAGAACCGGCTCCCGCCGCGTGCGTATTTCTTCTCATATGACACCGTCGCGCAGGCTCGGACCTTTGCCCGCGAAGCCAGTAGCCACTTTTTATCACTCAGCGGCCAGTGGAATTTTCGTTTCTTCACGCATCCGCTGTATGTACCGGAAAGCTTCACTTCTGAGTATATGGCCGGCTGGGACGATATTACCGTGCCGGCCATGTGGCAGATGGAAGGCCACGGCCAGCTGCAATACACCGACGAAGGCTTCCCCTTCCCGGTAGATGTTCCCCGGGTGCCTGCGGACAACCCCACCGGGGCGTATCAGCGCTACTTCATCCTGTCCGACACCTGGCAAAATAAGCAGCCCCTCATCAAGTTTGACGGCGTCGAAACCTATTTCGAAGTTTATGTGAATGGTCAGTACATTGGCTTTAGCAAGGGCAGCAGGCTGACCGCCGAGTTTGATATCAGCCATGCGGTGCACAGCGGACAAAACCTGCTGTGCGTGCGGGTGATGCAGTGGGCGGATTCCACCTACATTGAAGATCAGGACATGTGGTGGACGGCCGGCATTTTCCGCGATGTTTATCTGGTCGGAAAAAATCCCGCTCACGTGCGCGATTTCACCCTCAAAACCACCTTCGACGAGGCGTATCAGGACGCCACCCTCTTCTGTCAGCTGGAGCTGGAAAACCTGGCCCCGCACGCATCAGCCGTGTCGCTGGAGTATGCCCTGTACGATGGCGAGGCGGTGCTCCACCAGGGCACGACCGACAGCCTGACCGTGACCCGCAGCGCGGAAACCGCCTTCAGCATTGAGGTCAAACGGCCTCAGCAGTGGTCTGCCGAATCGCCCTATCTCTACCATCTGGTGATGACGTTAAAAGACGCGGACGGGCAGACGCTGGAAGTTATCCCGCAGCGCATCGGTTTCCGGGACATCAAGGTGCGCGACGGTCTGTTCTACGTCAACAACCGCTACCTGAAGCTGCACGGCGTAAACCGTCACGATAACGATCATCAGAAGGGCCGCGCTGTGGGGATGGATCGCGTCGAGCGCGATCTGATCCTGATGAAGCAGCACAACATCAACTCGGTACGCACCGCCCACTACCCCAACGATCCGCGCTTCTATGAACTGTGCGACCTCTACGGCCTGTTCGTGATGGCGGAAACGGATGTGGAATCTCACGGCTTTGCCAACGTCGGCGATCTGAGCCGCATCACGGACGATCCGGTATGGGAGCCCGTTTACGTTGAACGCATCGAGCGACATATCCACGCCCAGAAAAACCATCCTTCAATCATCATCTGGTCGCTTGGCAACGAGTCCGGCTACGGCTGTAATATCCGCGCCATGGCCCGGGCGGCAAAGGCGCTGGATGACACGCGCCTGCTGCACTACGAAGAAGATCGCGACGCCGAGGTGGTGGATATCATCTCTACCATGTACACCCGCGTGCCGCTGATGAATCTGTTCGGTGAGTATCCCCACGCTAAGCCACGCATCATCTGCGAATACGCCCATGCGATGGGCAACGGCCCTGGCGGCCTGACCGAGTATCAGAACGTCTTCGATCGCCACGACTGTATTCAGGGTCACTACGTCTGGGAGTGGTGCGACCACGGTATTCAGGCCACGGACGCCAGCGGCAATACGTATTACGCCTACGGCGGCGACTTTGGTGATTACCCGAATAACTATAACTTCTGCCTCGACGGGCTGATCTACTCGGATCAAACCCCGGGACCCGGGCTGCGCGAGTACAAACAGGTGATTGCCCCGGTCAAACTGCGCTGGCAGGGGGGCGAGCTGCACGTTGAAAACCGCCTCTGGTTTACCAGCCTGGATGATTACACCCTTCTCGTCGAGGTGCGTGCGGAAGGTGAAACGCGCTACAGCCAGCCGCTTCATATCACTGGTCTCGCACCCAACAGTGCGCGCAGCATGCCTCTGGACCTGCCCGAACCCGATGAACGCGAAACGTTCCTGACCGTGCGCATCAGCAAAAACAGCCGCACGCGCTACAGCGAAGCCGGGCACGAGATCGCGGTGTATCAGTTCCCGTTAAACGCGCGTACGGCTCACGCCACGCCGTTTATTAACGCCAACGCGACGCCGCTGTTGCTGGAAGAGGATCGCCTGAGCTGCAGCGTGGCCGGGCATAACTTCCGCGCCAGCTTCTCAAAAGTGACGGGAAAACTCTGCTCCTGGCAGGTTAACGGTGAGGAAAACATCACCCGCGAACCGAAGATTAACTTTTTCAAACCGATGATTGATAACCACAAGCAGGAGTATGAGGGACTGTGGCAACCCAACCACCTGCAGATCATGCAGGAGCATCTGCGCGGTTTCGAGGTTGAGCATCAGGACGATGCGGTCATCATCACGACCCGCAGCCTGATTGCCCCGCCGGTGTTTGATTTTGGTATGCGCTGCACCTATCGCTGGCGCATTGCCGCCGACGGGCAAATCAACGTGGAGCTGAGCGGTGAACGCTACGGCGATTACCCGCACATTATTCCGTGCATCGGCTTTACCCTCGGCATCAACGGCGAATTTGACCAGGTAAGCTATTACGGACGCGGGCCTGGAGAGAACTACCCGGACAGCCAGCAGGCCAGCACCATAGACCTGTGGCATACCACGGTGGATGAGATGTTTGAAAACTACCCGTTCCCGCAGAACAACGGTAACCGCCAGCAGGTGCGCTGGGCAACGCTTGCCAACCGCCACGGCAGCGGCCTGCTGGTGGTGCCTCAGCAACCCATTCACTTCAGCGCCTGGCACTACACGGCTGAGAACCTTCACGCCGCACAGCACTGCAACGAACTGCGGCGGTGCGAGGACATCACCCTCAATCTCGACCATCAGGTCCTGGGCTTAGGCTCCAATTCCTGGGGAAGCGAAGTGCTGGACAGCTGGCGCGTCTGGCTCAGACCGTTCCGCTACGGTTTCACCCTGCTCCCGCTGGAAGGCGGACAAACCGCCGCGCAGACGCTGGCGCGCCATCGGTTCGGCACCGGTTTCTTCTCCATGAATTCACACAGCGAGGCAGAAAAATGA